Below is a window of Synergistota bacterium DNA.
GTTATAGGTTCTGAGGTACATGGTATGGCACAGCGAGGGGGTAGTGTGGTTTCTCACCTCAAGGTGGGGGATTATAAAAGCCCCTTAGTCGCTCAAGGTGAAGCGGATCTTTTAATTTCATTCGATTGGCATGAGGGGTTGAGAAACCTCCCTTTTCTTGCTAAAAGAGGGATAGCTCTTTTAAATAGCGATATAGGCTCGCGAATAGAGCATCCCGTTTTAAAGGATCTCATAGAAGGAAGAGAGCTTAGGATATATATAGTGGATGGGTATAAGATAGCTCTTGGAGAGCTTAACGCTCCTATGACTCTAAATGTAGTTATGCTGGGGAAGTTAACATCGCTTCTGAGAGATAAATTTCCTCCAGAGGAGATAAAGAACGTTGTGGGGAAGATGGTTCCCACAAAATACAAAGATTTAAATTTG
It encodes the following:
- a CDS encoding indolepyruvate oxidoreductase subunit beta, which translates into the protein MQIVFSGIGGQGILLATRVIAEYALSKGFNVIGSEVHGMAQRGGSVVSHLKVGDYKSPLVAQGEADLLISFDWHEGLRNLPFLAKRGIALLNSDIGSRIEHPVLKDLIEGRELRIYIVDGYKIALGELNAPMTLNVVMLGKLTSLLRDKFPPEEIKNVVGKMVPTKYKDLNLRAFDMGRGAEVREVR